DNA sequence from the Ramlibacter agri genome:
CCATCAACATCAAGATGGTGATCGCGCTGGTGCTCTCGGGCTTCTTCATCCAGGCCCGCTGGTGGATCAAGGCGCTGTCGGTGCTGTTCATCCTGCCCTGGGCGGTGCCTTCGATCCCGACCATCCTCTCGGTCCGCTTCATGCTGAACCCGGAGTGGGGCGTCATCAACCAGATCATCTTCCAGCTGACCACGCGTGACGGGCCCAACTGGCTCAACGAGCCGGCCCTGGCGCTGTCGCTGTCGATGGTGATGCACGTCTGGAAGTCCTTGCCCTTCTGGACGCTGATCCTGGTCGCGGGCCGGATGGCGATTCCTTCGGAGCAGTACGAGGCCGCGGCGGTGGACGGCGCCAGCAGCTGGCAGAAGTTCCGCTACATCACCTGGCCGTCGATGCGCACGCTGTACCTCACGTCCACCATCCTGTCGATGATCTGGACGCTGGGCGACTTCAACAGCGTCTACCTGCTCACCGGCGGCGGCCCGGCCGACCTCACGCACGTGCTGGCCACCCTGGGCATCCGCTACCTGCGGCTGGACCAGGTGGATCTGGCGATGGCTTCGATCGTGGTGGCACTGCCTCTTGTGCTGCCCCTGGTGTACTTCATGATGAAGAGGCTGTCCAAGTGAAGCTCACCCCGCGCGCCATCGCCACCGAGGCGAAGCTGCTGCTGATCGGGATCCCGGTCTTCCTGTGGACCATGATCCCGATCTACCACCTGTTCCTGTTCTCCATCTCCACCAAGGACTCGGCCACGTCCGGGCGCCTGTGGCCGAAGGAGCCGACCTTGCAGAACTTCCGCATCGTCTTCATGGAGCAGCACCACTACCTCAACCACTTCTGGCTGCAGATGTGGAACTCGGTGCTGATCGCGGTGTCGGTCGGCGCGCTGACGCTCTTCATCGCCACCTGCGCCGCCTTCGCGATCTCGCGCCTGAAGGTGCCGGGCGGCCGCACGGTGATGAACCTGGCGCTCTTCACCTACTTCATCCCCGCGGCCTTCCTCGCCGTGCCCATGTACAAGGCCATGGGCGCCTACGGCCTGTTGAACAACCAGTGGGCGCTGATCCTGGCGATGGTGACCATCGCCTCGCCCTACTGCATCTGGGTGCTGAAGCAGGCGTCGGACAAGCTGCCTTTCGAGCTGGACGAAGCCGCCCGCATGGACGGCG
Encoded proteins:
- a CDS encoding carbohydrate ABC transporter permease, which produces MNTTTIVAVEEVPAAAAPAVRRRASPWETWGRVLVLPYLLVFLVFVLYPVGYGLWLARHPASYEHLFADPIFFRTAINTVIFLVVAINIKMVIALVLSGFFIQARWWIKALSVLFILPWAVPSIPTILSVRFMLNPEWGVINQIIFQLTTRDGPNWLNEPALALSLSMVMHVWKSLPFWTLILVAGRMAIPSEQYEAAAVDGASSWQKFRYITWPSMRTLYLTSTILSMIWTLGDFNSVYLLTGGGPADLTHVLATLGIRYLRLDQVDLAMASIVVALPLVLPLVYFMMKRLSK
- a CDS encoding ABC transporter permease subunit — its product is MKLTPRAIATEAKLLLIGIPVFLWTMIPIYHLFLFSISTKDSATSGRLWPKEPTLQNFRIVFMEQHHYLNHFWLQMWNSVLIAVSVGALTLFIATCAAFAISRLKVPGGRTVMNLALFTYFIPAAFLAVPMYKAMGAYGLLNNQWALILAMVTIASPYCIWVLKQASDKLPFELDEAARMDGATPLQLFRLVYLPLMVPSLVAVGTYSLLLAWNEYLYAFLLLSDDRSTTLGVALGSFLSADDSPWELLMATGLIYALPPAAIYYAFKRYMVSGLTAGAVKS